A part of Cryptococcus decagattii chromosome 2, complete sequence genomic DNA contains:
- a CDS encoding histone H4 — protein MSGRGKGGKGLGKGGAKRHRKVLRDNIQGITKPAIRRLARRGGVKRISGLIYEETRGVLKIFLENVIRDSVTYTEHAKRKTVTSLDVVYALKRQGRTLYGFGA, from the exons ATGTCTGGTCGAGGAAAGGGCGGCAAGGGTCTCGGTAAGGGCGGTGCCAAGCGACACAGGAAGGTCCTTCGTGACAACATCCA GGGTATCACCAAGCCCGCTATCCGACGTCTTGCCCGACGAGGTGGTGTCAAGCGTATCTC CGGTCTCATCTACGAGGAGACCCGAGGCGTCCTTAAGATCTTCCTTGAGAACGTCATCCGTGACTCTGTCACCTACACTGAGCACGCTAAGAGGAAGACTG TCACCTCCCTCGACGTTGTCTACGCTCTTAAGAGGCAAGGCCGAACCCTTTACGGTTTCGGTGCTTAA